From the Sebastes umbrosus isolate fSebUmb1 chromosome 2, fSebUmb1.pri, whole genome shotgun sequence genome, one window contains:
- the mafa gene encoding transcription factor Maf: MASELAMSNSDLPTSPLAMEYVNDFDLMKFEVKKEPVEPDRNISQCSRLIAGGSLSSTPMSTPCSSVPPSPSFSAPSPGSGSEQKTHIEDFYWMSGYQQQLNPEALGFSPEDAVEALINSSHQLQQFDGCYARGQQFGAGAAAGAGGAMAGEEMGSSAAAVVSAVIAAAAAQQNGGPHHHHHHHHHNQHHHQSPGSQSNNGTSSGSIHAHMRLDDRFSDDQLVSMSVRELNRQLRGVSKEEVIRLKQKRRTLKNRGYAQSCRYKRVQQRHVLEGEKTQLIQQVDHLKLEISRLVRERDAYKEKYEKLISNGFRENGSSSDNNPSSPEFFMSSRKFLHL; this comes from the exons ATGGCATCAGAGCTGGCAATGAGCAACTCCGACCTGCCCACCAGTCCCCTGGCCATGGAATATGTTAATGACTTCGATCTGATGAAGTTTGAAGTGAAAAAGGAGCCGGTGGAGCCCGATCGCAACATCAGCCAGTGCAGTCGCCTTATCGCCGGGGGATCCTTGTCTTCCACCCCGATGAGCACGCCGTGCAGCTCGGTTCCCCCCTCCCCGAGCTTCTCGGCGCCCAGTCCGGGCTCCGGGAGCGAACAGAAGACGCACATAGAGGATTTCTACTGGATGTCCGGTTACCAACAGCAACTGAATCCAGAGGCTCTGGGTTTCAGCCCCGAAGACGCGGTCGAGGCGCTGATCAACAGCAGTCACCAGCTCCAGCAGTTCGATGGCTGCTACGCCAGGGGCCAGCAGTTCGGTGCCGGGGCTGCAGCCGGAGCAGGAGGCGCCATGGCCGGGGAGGAGATGGGCTCCTCCGCGGCGGCGGTGGTGTCGGCAGTCATCGCCGCTGCAGCCGCTCAGCAGAACGGAGgaccacaccaccaccaccatcatcatcaccacaaccaacaccaccaccagtcGCCTGGAAGCCAGTCCAACAACGGCACTTCTTCTGGGTCAATTCACGCACACATGCGCCTGGATGATCGGTTCTCAGACGACCAGCTGGTCAGCATGTCGGTGCGGGAGCTCAACCGGCAGCTACGGGGGGTCAGCAAGGAAGAAGTGATCCGGTTGAAACAGAAGAGGAGGACCCTTAAGAACAGAGGCTACGCGCAGAGTTGCCGGTACAAGCGGGTCCAGCAGAGGCACGTCCTGGAGGGAGAGAAGACGCAACTCATCCAGCAGGTCGATCATCTAAAGCTGGAGATCTCCAGGCTGGTGCGAGAGAGAGACGCGTATAAAGAAAAGTATGAGAAGCTCATCAGCAACGGCTTCAGAGAAAATGGATCGAGCAGCGACAACAACCCTTCATCACCGGAGTTTTTCAT GTCCTCGAGAAAATTCCTCCACCTGTGA